One genomic region from Anabaena sp. PCC 7108 encodes:
- a CDS encoding DUF433 domain-containing protein, with the protein MLAQLDRITINPNVCLGQPTIRGMRITVSFVLKLLASNLSVQEVLAAYPELEDEDIRQALNYAAWTVSDKIVGIP; encoded by the coding sequence GTGCTGGCTCAATTAGATCGCATTACTATTAATCCTAACGTTTGCCTTGGACAACCAACAATTCGGGGAATGCGTATCACTGTGAGCTTTGTCTTGAAATTGCTGGCCAGTAACCTTTCGGTTCAGGAAGTTTTAGCAGCTTATCCAGAATTAGAAGATGAAGATATCCGACAGGCACTTAACTACGCTGCTTGGACAGTTTCAGATAAAATTGTAGGTATTCCTTAA
- a CDS encoding APC family permease, producing the protein MLNENPPKQLKRELDWLSAAIMGLASVIGAGIFVSIGIAAGISGSAAIGALIVAGLLAACNSLNLAQLAVNHPVSGGIYEYGYKYLTPWLGFTGGWIYLLSKTAVAATAALGFSGYLLNNLGITDAGLLVPVAEVAVFVITFIVLGGMRSSKISTSVVVSITILSLLCLIVTGFFFCFSHGFEKFTFSPANSHHWTINFLQSVALMFVSYNGAARISMVGEEIVDPKKSIPRAIIFTIVATMLLYICVAVVSLGSIGAEAFAEATRLNAAPLKAVADSFGIPIVSNLLAVGAVTSMLSILLTTVLGVSRLLLAMGRRGDMPSFLTKLNSTGTTPNLAVIAVGITIALLVFIGDVRVTWSFGTFGALYRSAIVSLAALRISDEERLYPKWISWLSFSSSLLLAFCIEWYYWLIGLGLIGIGLIWHFIFRQINSIKNIDLTLKA; encoded by the coding sequence ATGTTAAATGAAAATCCGCCAAAGCAACTCAAGCGAGAGTTGGATTGGCTGAGTGCAGCTATAATGGGATTAGCATCCGTTATTGGCGCAGGAATTTTTGTTAGTATTGGCATTGCGGCGGGCATATCCGGTTCAGCCGCGATTGGAGCTTTAATTGTGGCTGGATTATTAGCAGCTTGTAATAGTCTCAACCTTGCTCAACTTGCTGTTAATCATCCTGTTAGTGGGGGAATTTATGAATATGGTTATAAATATTTAACGCCTTGGTTGGGTTTTACTGGAGGCTGGATCTATCTTTTAAGTAAAACCGCCGTAGCTGCCACAGCAGCCCTGGGATTTTCTGGTTATCTTTTGAATAATCTAGGTATCACTGATGCTGGTCTTTTAGTACCTGTAGCGGAAGTGGCTGTATTTGTAATCACCTTCATTGTTTTGGGGGGGATGCGGAGTTCTAAAATATCAACTAGTGTGGTTGTGTCTATCACAATCTTGTCCCTACTTTGTTTAATTGTTACTGGTTTCTTTTTCTGCTTTTCTCATGGGTTTGAGAAATTTACTTTCTCACCAGCAAATTCTCATCATTGGACAATTAATTTTCTTCAGTCAGTGGCTTTGATGTTTGTCTCTTACAATGGTGCGGCTCGCATTTCTATGGTAGGTGAAGAAATCGTAGACCCGAAAAAGAGCATACCCAGAGCTATTATTTTCACTATAGTTGCTACTATGCTGCTCTATATCTGCGTGGCAGTAGTTAGCTTAGGATCAATTGGGGCAGAGGCTTTTGCAGAGGCGACGAGATTGAATGCAGCACCTTTAAAAGCAGTAGCTGATAGCTTTGGCATTCCTATCGTTTCCAACTTATTAGCTGTTGGTGCTGTTACTTCTATGCTCAGTATACTATTAACTACAGTTCTGGGTGTATCTCGTTTGCTGTTAGCAATGGGAAGACGTGGAGATATGCCTAGCTTTTTGACCAAGTTGAACAGTACCGGGACAACACCTAATTTAGCAGTTATAGCTGTAGGTATCACCATCGCCCTTCTAGTTTTTATCGGTGACGTAAGAGTTACTTGGTCTTTTGGTACATTTGGTGCTTTATACCGAAGTGCAATTGTTAGTCTAGCCGCTTTGCGGATAAGTGACGAGGAACGGTTGTATCCGAAATGGATATCTTGGCTATCTTTTTCGTCTTCGCTATTGTTAGCTTTTTGTATTGAATGGTACTATTGGTTAATTGGTTTAGGATTAATTGGTATTGGTCTAATCTGGCATTTTATATTTCGTCAGATCAATTCCATCAAAAATATTGACTTAACATTAAAGGCATAG
- a CDS encoding DUF433 domain-containing protein: protein MDWQSRIIIDPNILVGKPIIKGTRLAVEFIIDLLAQGWSNDEILRNYPGITIEDIQACLAYASASLKSEKVYAIPA from the coding sequence ATGGATTGGCAATCTCGAATTATCATTGATCCAAACATCTTAGTCGGTAAACCTATCATCAAAGGAACACGACTAGCAGTAGAATTTATTATTGATCTTCTTGCACAAGGCTGGAGTAATGACGAAATTTTGCGTAATTATCCAGGTATTACTATTGAAGATATCCAAGCCTGTCTTGCCTATGCTAGTGCTTCCTTAAAATCTGAAAAGGTCTATGCTATTCCTGCTTAA
- a CDS encoding 4-oxalomesaconate tautomerase — MKQLAIPCLFFRSGTSRGPFFLQSDLPTDEIIRDKIILAAMGSPDDRQIDGIGGATTVTSKVAILSPSDHPWADIDFLFGQVSINQSQIDWSPSCGNMAAGVGPAAIERGLVTAMDQTTTVKIRNVNTNSLIEAVVLTPQGQVIYDGNTSIDGVPGTAAPVLLNFMEVVGSKTGQLLPTGSCREEIEGVEVTCIDVAMPMVIARAKDLGKTGYETKAELDADTAFLARIEKIRRIAGERMGLGNVANSVIPKLAMIAPPKHGGNITSRYFVPDVCHSAHAVTGAICVGCCSLLKGSVAQGITNSTGSANEIVIIEHPSGKIKVSLVTSNHDSAMIVERAGIVRTVRLLLSGNVHVSTRLWN, encoded by the coding sequence ATGAAACAGTTGGCAATTCCGTGTTTATTCTTCCGCAGTGGTACATCCCGTGGCCCTTTTTTTTTGCAGTCAGATTTACCAACAGATGAGATCATCCGAGACAAAATCATTCTGGCCGCAATGGGTTCACCAGATGACCGCCAAATAGACGGAATCGGCGGTGCAACAACAGTGACTAGCAAAGTTGCAATATTGTCTCCATCAGATCATCCTTGGGCAGATATAGATTTTCTCTTCGGTCAAGTCAGTATTAATCAATCTCAAATTGATTGGAGTCCATCCTGCGGTAACATGGCTGCTGGTGTTGGTCCTGCTGCTATTGAAAGAGGTCTTGTTACAGCGATGGATCAGACCACAACCGTCAAAATCCGCAACGTTAATACAAATTCATTAATTGAAGCTGTAGTCCTGACTCCTCAAGGTCAAGTCATATATGATGGGAATACGTCCATTGACGGAGTACCAGGAACAGCAGCACCAGTTTTATTAAACTTTATGGAAGTTGTCGGTTCTAAAACCGGTCAGCTTTTACCAACAGGATCTTGCCGTGAAGAAATCGAGGGAGTTGAAGTTACTTGTATTGATGTCGCTATGCCTATGGTCATAGCACGGGCTAAGGATCTAGGTAAGACGGGCTATGAAACAAAGGCAGAATTGGACGCAGATACCGCTTTTTTAGCACGAATCGAAAAAATTCGCCGCATTGCTGGTGAACGGATGGGATTAGGTAATGTGGCAAATAGTGTGATTCCGAAATTGGCGATGATTGCACCTCCAAAACATGGGGGAAACATTACCTCCCGTTATTTTGTCCCCGATGTTTGCCATAGCGCCCATGCGGTGACTGGTGCAATTTGTGTTGGTTGCTGTAGTCTCCTGAAAGGATCTGTTGCCCAAGGTATTACTAATTCAACAGGTTCTGCAAATGAAATTGTGATTATTGAACATCCTTCAGGGAAAATTAAGGTTTCTTTAGTTACGAGCAATCACGATTCTGCCATGATTGTTGAACGTGCGGGCATTGTCCGAACTGTACGCCTACTTTTATCAGGTAATGTTCATGTCTCCACTCGCTTATGGAATTAG
- a CDS encoding DUF5615 family PIN-like protein — protein sequence MTIFAALYIDEDMSALVATLLRSRGLDVTTVPEQATLGKTDLQQLELATSLGRCILTHNRVDFERLHFQYIEEDKQHSGIIVVPQKNAYEIAQRVGILVNTLMADEIHNQLLYA from the coding sequence ATGACCATCTTTGCAGCACTTTATATAGATGAAGATATGTCCGCATTAGTCGCCACCCTTTTGCGTTCTCGTGGTTTGGATGTGACAACCGTTCCTGAACAAGCAACCCTCGGTAAAACTGATCTTCAACAGCTTGAACTTGCAACTTCTCTAGGTAGATGTATCCTCACTCATAACCGAGTTGATTTTGAACGACTACATTTTCAATACATCGAGGAGGACAAACAGCACTCTGGGATTATCGTTGTCCCTCAAAAAAATGCCTATGAAATCGCACAACGGGTTGGTATTTTGGTAAATACGTTAATGGCTGATGAAATTCACAATCAGCTATTGTATGCCTAA
- a CDS encoding DUF5615 family PIN-like protein, translated as MRFLANENFPLDAVEALRENGHDVAWIRTDSPGISDPQVLSRAQAENRILLTFDKDFG; from the coding sequence ATGCGTTTTTTAGCTAATGAAAATTTCCCTCTTGATGCGGTTGAAGCTTTGAGAGAAAACGGACATGATGTAGCTTGGATTAGAACAGACTCACCTGGTATTTCTGATCCTCAAGTATTAAGTCGCGCCCAAGCAGAAAACCGTATTCTCTTAACCTTTGATAAAGATTTTGGATAA
- a CDS encoding DUF433 domain-containing protein, with the protein MFAETSSRYVTRNPEILGGEPIITGTRTSIRAIVGLWRLGIMPEEIPNHLPHLTLAQVFDALSFYLDHQAEINDYIERNQIPNELIHPAVKAALGTL; encoded by the coding sequence ATGTTTGCTGAAACTTCCTCACGCTACGTTACGCGCAATCCTGAAATTTTAGGTGGAGAGCCAATTATTACAGGTACTCGTACATCCATCCGTGCTATTGTTGGTCTATGGCGATTGGGTATTATGCCAGAAGAAATCCCCAATCATTTACCTCATTTAACACTCGCACAAGTATTTGATGCCTTGAGTTTTTATTTAGATCATCAAGCAGAAATTAATGATTATATTGAACGAAATCAAATACCTAATGAATTAATACATCCTGCTGTAAAGGCTGCATTAGGCACATTATGA